TACAAATGAAACATGATGCGCAGATATGTCCATCATTAAATTCTTTAAAGGGAATTGATGCTGGTGATACTAGTGTCACGCAAATATTGGATCAAATTGGggatatttcttctgaacCGGAAGAAGGTGTGtttaatgaaaatgagaaCGCCGAGGACGGTTTCGATTTTGATACCGACAAGGACAGTACAGGTAATTCaactaaaataaatagatcCCAGTATTCGTTGTTTTTGGAAGAAGGTATGGGTAATGATGATCAGGATTCGACATTCAGAAGTTTGAATTTAACAGGactatttgatgaaaatgccACTGGtttggatgaaaataattattcatCTGAGGCTGCTGATGATAGTGATAGGGCTGCAATTGccaaatattttgataAGTTATCGGGTGATAATTGGAGAGGACCTGAATATTGGAAAATATCCAAGGTAAagacatttttgaaagatgaataTCATCAATCAGCACTTGATTTAGATGATAAAACCAAATTATCAGATGGTAAAAGAATAATACCAAAAAAGACTTTGCCTACCAAGAAGTCGCCATTTCTCGATTTTTTAAACGACAAGAACGATGTTCAGGAGGAAGATATCTTCAAACCAGGTCAGATATCGAAAATAATGCTTCctgaaaaggaaatggaaGTTAATCCCGAATTCAATTGTCTGCCGGAAGATTTTAAATTTACTACAAAGCGTCTAATATGTCTCAACTTAAAGCCGGACAGTAGAATCAACACAATCCTAactaaaagaagaaaagtcTTTGGTGATATATCGCGCGAAGACTCGACAAAAGTTGCAGATGAGTCTTTCTTTGCAGATGTCTACAAGGATACTGTGGAAACTGGTGTCTCGGATGATGATTTCTTTGGGGGAGACAATGATAATGATATGGAGTTTGGTAATGAGGATATGAATGATGATATGGATCCTAATGCTTCCTCTGCTAGTCATAAAAGTGGCTATGATGATCTACCCGCAAATAATGTAGATGAATTTGAAGCACCGGTTGCTGCACTTCCAGAAACAAGAAAGCACACGAATGGATTAACATATGCACGGAAATCAAAGAGAGTCGATATACGAATGTTGAAGGAACGTTTATGGACTGCCATCGGACAAAATGATAAATGGACTATAAAGAAACGAAATAGTTCGGAACtcaaagatgatgaaaattctGCAATTACAGAGACGGACAAGAAAAGTGGTAATGATACGGCGGAGCGAAATGGCGCTGATGCGGTCGAATCCAAATTGAAATTAAGTGAGATTGTACGGACCACGGCTGATATGTACGATCCTCGTTCTCGGAAAGATTTATCGACaagtttttattttatttgtctGTTACATCTGGCTAATGAGAACAACTTAAGCTTGGAAGGTACCATGGACCGGAATGATATCATAATTAGTAGATGATGCgccaatttttatttgttttgtcgtcttttttattttatagaATATGTATATTATAGGGGAAGGCTGCGTTCAATGTATTTTAATGATTGCACACATATGTTTTTGGTAGAGCATGCACGACTGTCCAAAGCATCTTATTTTTAGTTACGTTaagtattatttttttcacattaAAAATGGCACATAAGTTACATATAGCCACTTGTCAGTTTCATTAAAAGACAACAAACAGATCGACtacaaaattttcaaaaatactCACCATTCAGATTCTTTAGCCCCATGTATCGACTTGTTGACCTCCCCAACCGGAGAAATTAATCTCTTAGAGCCACCCTCCAAGAATGAGAACTTACTCTTTCTAATCTTCTCATAATCGTCGATGAACTTGACCTTCTGTAATGTAATTCCAATATCATCGAGACCATTCAACAAGCAATGCTTTCTGAAGTCTTCGACGTCAAAGTTGTCAACCAAAACAGATCCATCTGGGCCTTTGATTTGTTGATTTGGAAGATCCACAGTAAGCTCCTTCTTGGCAACAGCCAATGGATAAAGCTTTTTCTCGATGACCTCCTGAGGAAGTCTGATTGGCAACAAACCATTCTTGAAGGAGTTGTTGTAGAAGATATCACCAAATGAAGGAGCAATGATGGATCTGATACCAAAGTCTTTCAATGCCCAAGGAGCGTGCTCTCTGGATGATCCACATCCAAAGTTTTTACCTGTTACCACCAAAATCTTAGCATGAGTGTATGGATCCACATTAAGAACAAAGTCCGTAGGAACCATTTTTCCGTTTGCATCTTTGGCAAATCTCGATTCGTAGAAGAGACCTTTCCGTAGACCGGTTCTCTTAATAGTCTTCAAGAACTGCTTTGGAATGATAGCATCAGTATCGATGTTCTCCTTTGTCAATGGAGCAGCCACAGACGTTAATGTAACAAACTTCTCCATTCCAGATGACTTTCCATCCTTTGACTGTTCTGAAGAAATTTCTTCCGTAACCTTTGCGCTATCATCCACTCCATCGTGAGGAGCAGCTGGCTCTGCCAAGTCCTCATCAAGCTCACgcttttcaatttgaaGCCTCTCCAATTCCTCAGCGCTACTAAGAGGAAGTTTTGGCTTATCGACGCTGTCAATATAGTCAAAGTCTCTAATGTCAGAGAAATGACCCAAGATTGCAGTTGCAGCAGCCATAGCCGGTGACATCAAGTGCGTTCTTGAAAGAGCACCTTGTCTTCCACGGAAGTTCCTGTTTGAGGTGGATGCGCATCTCTCGTATGGGTCCAAGATATCCGGATTCATACCTAAGCACATAGAACATCCGGCCTCTCTCCATTCAAATCCAGCatccttgaaaattttgtcGAGTCCTTCTTCCTCAGCCTCCTTCTTAATTGCACCGGAACCTGGAACAACCAATGCTCTTTTAATGTTCTTAGCAATATGGTGTCCACGAGCCACCCTTGCTGCTTCACGAAGATCCTCAATACGGGAGTTTGTGCACGAACCAATGAAAATCTTATCCACGTAGATGTCCTTCAAAGGAGTGTTTGGCTTCAAGCCCATGTATTCCAAAGCGGCAATGCAACTACTCTTTGCGGAAGGATCTTCGATCGTAGCTGGATCTGGAACCTTTCCTGTGATAGGCAATGCATCCTGTGGAGAGTTACCCCAGGTGACAGTTGGAATGATATCCTTGGCCTGAATCACAACCTCACGATCAAACTTGGCTCCCTCGTCGGAATAAAGCGTTTTCCAGTATGCAAGAGCCTTCTCCCATTCAGCACCTCTTGGAGCCAATGGTCTTCCCTTAACGTATTCGAAGGTTCTTTCATCAGGCTGAATCATACCAGCTCTTGCACCGGCCTCTATAGACATGTTACAAATAGACATTCTAGCCTCCATCGAAAGGTTTCTGATGGCCTTACCAGCAAATTCAATAACGCAACCCGTACCACCGGCGGTACCAATCACGTGGATGACGTGCAAAACAAGATCCTTAGAGGTGATACCTGGCTCGAGATCACCTTCAATCCGAATTCTCATGTTCTTTGATCTAGCCTGAATAATGGTTTGTGTGGCCAAAACATGCTCGACCTCTGAGGTACCAATACCAAATGCCAATGCACCAAAGGCACCATGTGTGGAAGTGTGAGAGTCACCACAAACAACAGTGGTACCTGGAAGAGTGAATCCTTGCTCAGGACCAACAATATGAACAATACCCTGTCTGGTATCGGTCATTCCAAAGAATGGAATGTTGTACCTTTTGACATTCTGCTCCAAAGTTTCCACCTGCAATCTAGAGTCTCCCTGCTTGATGAACGTGGAGATGCTCTTGAAATTCTTTCTTGAGTCAGTAGGAATATTGTGGTCAACAGTTGCCAAGGTGCAGTCTGGTCTTCTCACAGTACGGCCTGCATTTCTTAAACCTTCAAATGCCTGAGGTGAAGTAACCTCATGAACCAAGTGACGGTCAATGTATAGAAGATATGATCCTGATGGGTCCTTGTGCACAACGTGCGCATCGAAAACCTTATCGTATAATGTTCTAGGTTGTTTTTTAGCAGCTTCGGAAGACATCTTAACAAAAGTACTTTTAAGTATACTCCTTTTGGACAAAGGGCTTTGATATGTTTAGAGAAGAGACGCTTTCCCAAATCCCAATGAATAGGTAAAGAACATAGACTATTTATAAGAATGCGTGtattgaaaatttggaaCCGCCCTAAATCTCTGGCAAATGACTATAATTACCGGGTGCTggagaaaattttcagtCTCTTGCGGTATAAAGCACAATGACGAAATTTCCTGTCGCCGGTACCGGTCCTGCTCCGGTTTCCGGAGAATTTACAGCCAATGAATATCTTGCTGGATGTCATTCGCGAGAGCGGAAGAAACTTACAGTTTAAATTTAAGGCCTACAAGCACGCAGCTTATTAGATTCAAAAATACACATGGCCTTTTCTTGGTCAAAAAAGGATAAATATTCAATGTAATCAAcgatcaaaaaaaaaaaggtcaAAAATctaagagaaaaagaaaaaaaagtgtaaataaataaggaACGTATGAATCATCTTGGCTGTAGTTATTTTCAAACGCATGAAAATGCATCTTCCGTTAACCGGCTCATTTTTCACCTCTCGTTTTGGGatgagtgaaaaaaaaaaaaaaaggattttaTTTGCCCGCACGTTGAATAAAATGTTTCAACAGGGCAACAGTGATGCCAAGCAAAATTGAATACGAACCATATTTGACAATCTTAGCTTGTCTATTTTCGGTCCCTATACACACAGAATATGGGAGGTCAGATCTAAAAGAGACCATCGTGTATAAAGGAATCCAGCGAGAAGGAAATAATCTTCCCAATACGTTGTCGACGTCTTTTCTGagcaaaaataaaggtGACTGAACTTTTGTGGACATCTCATAAAAATTATCTAACGCAAGCTTAAGAATGGCAACAAGATTTTGATGTCTTGTTGTGCTGTATTCTTCAAACGTGACCGCCCTGTTTCCGTCATTTTTCTCTAGCatctgaagaagaactcTGATATCCTCAAATCCACAATTCATTCCCTGACCGTAAAATGGTACCATTGAGTGTGCCGAATCCCCAATTAAAATGCATTTATCTGTATTATGATAAGTACTACATGTAACATGCATTAGGGCATTTCTGGGATTGTGCAAAAATGCCTCCACAATATGA
This sequence is a window from Brettanomyces bruxellensis chromosome 5, complete sequence. Protein-coding genes within it:
- a CDS encoding uncharacterized protein (BUSCO:EOG09260WU6), whose protein sequence is MSGPAAGINTSTETAVSVTSENFELWIRMATDNKINSTNSWDFALIDYFHDLSMFKEGDGINFQKASTTLDGCVKIYSSRIDSAATETGRLLSGLSSSELPGGKNDGNNASEEESDDDDVVEKRREQQRKYRKNRARNTLVSNFDQIKTKSLETQFFANPIFKKALSDFDEGGSKSLLMNMLKMSSQGQVMFVIVGKTPESVLNPVNWKDDSAKGSEYCSDTQAPISPSVPNNDMKEQAVVHIITNDQQVTNIEEPNVETGNNTDEVKSVPTSVSSKGISILGDMALQMKHDAQICPSLNSLKGIDAGDTSVTQILDQIGDISSEPEEGVFNENENAEDGFDFDTDKDSTGNSTKINRSQYSLFLEEGMGNDDQDSTFRSLNLTGLFDENATGLDENNYSSEAADDSDRAAIAKYFDKLSGDNWRGPEYWKISKVKTFLKDEYHQSALDLDDKTKLSDGKRIIPKKTLPTKKSPFLDFLNDKNDVQEEDIFKPGQISKIMLPEKEMEVNPEFNCLPEDFKFTTKRLICLNLKPDSRINTILTKRRKVFGDISREDSTKVADESFFADVYKDTVETGVSDDDFFGGDNDNDMEFGNEDMNDDMDPNASSASHKSGYDDLPANNVDEFEAPVAALPETRKHTNGLTYARKSKRVDIRMLKERLWTAIGQNDKWTIKKRNSSELKDDENSAITETDKKSGNDTAERNGADAVESKLKLSEIVRTTADMYDPRSRKDLSTSFYFICLLHLANENNLSLEGTMDRNDIIISR
- the LEU1 gene encoding 3-isopropylmalate dehydratase (BUSCO:EOG09260SL3) codes for the protein MSSEAAKKQPRTLYDKVFDAHVVHKDPSGSYLLYIDRHLVHEVTSPQAFEGLRNAGRTVRRPDCTLATVDHNIPTDSRKNFKSISTFIKQGDSRLQVETLEQNVKRYNIPFFGMTDTRQGIVHIVGPEQGFTLPGTTVVCGDSHTSTHGAFGALAFGIGTSEVEHVLATQTIIQARSKNMRIRIEGDLEPGITSKDLVLHVIHVIGTAGGTGCVIEFAGKAIRNLSMEARMSICNMSIEAGARAGMIQPDERTFEYVKGRPLAPRGAEWEKALAYWKTLYSDEGAKFDREVVIQAKDIIPTVTWGNSPQDALPITGKVPDPATIEDPSAKSSCIAALEYMGLKPNTPLKDIYVDKIFIGSCTNSRIEDLREAARVARGHHIAKNIKRALVVPGSGAIKKEAEEEGLDKIFKDAGFEWREAGCSMCLGMNPDILDPYERCASTSNRNFRGRQGALSRTHLMSPAMAAATAILGHFSDIRDFDYIDSVDKPKLPLSSAEELERLQIEKRELDEDLAEPAAPHDGVDDSAKVTEEISSEQSKDGKSSGMEKFVTLTSVAAPLTKENIDTDAIIPKQFLKTIKRTGLRKGLFYESRFAKDANGKMVPTDFVLNVDPYTHAKILVVTGKNFGCGSSREHAPWALKDFGIRSIIAPSFGDIFYNNSFKNGLLPIRLPQEVIEKKLYPLAVAKKELTVDLPNQQIKGPDGSVLVDNFDVEDFRKHCLLNGLDDIGITLQKVKFIDDYEKIRKSKFSFLEGGSKRLISPVGEVNKSIHGAKESEW